In the Gossypium raimondii isolate GPD5lz chromosome 9, ASM2569854v1, whole genome shotgun sequence genome, one interval contains:
- the LOC105800812 gene encoding autophagy-related protein 16 isoform X1: protein MSREVLAREAINHALKALKKRHLIEEGAHAPAYIALSRPIISQGSEWKEKAENLEMELQQCYKAQSRLSEQLVVEVAESRALKASLQEKETAIAELEKELNQTRDECSQLKTDLEEKIRALELLMIEHQQLKAQLEQMAIKAKNAEAENKMLVDRWMLQKMQDAERLNEANALYEDMIERLKASGLEKLAREQVDGIVRRSEEGAEFFAESTVPSVCSHRINAHEGGCASILFEYNSSKLISGGQDRSVKMWDTSTGSLTHNLSGCLGSVLDLAITHDNRFVIAASSSNNLFVWDVSSGRIRHTLTGHTDKVCAVDVSKVSSRHVVSAAYDRTIKVWDLQKGYCTNTIIFHSNCNALCFSTDGLTICSGHVDGNLRLWDSRTGKLLSEVAAHSLPITSISLSRNGNVVLTSGRDNVHNLFDGRSLEACGTFRATGNRVASNWSRSCISPDDNYIAAGSADGSICIWSISKADIVSTLKEHTAPVLSCTWSGLGKPLASADKNGIVCTWT from the exons AT GTCGCGAGAGGTTTTAGCGAGGGAAGCTATAAACCACGCGTTGAAGGCGCTAAAGAAACGGCATTTAATTGAAGAAGGAGCTCATGCTCCTGCTTATATTGCTCTTTCCAGGCCTATCATCTCCCAG GGTTCAGAATGGAAAGAGAAAGCAGAAAACTTGGAAATGGAACTTCAACAATGTTACAAAGCGCAGTCTAGATTGTCCGAGCAACTAGTGGTTGAAGTAGCTGAATCTCGAGCTTTAAAAGCTTCTCTACAAGAGAAAGAAACGGCTATTGCCGAATTGGAGAAGGAATTGAACCAAACCAG GGATGAGTGCTCTCAGCTAAAGACagatttagaagaaaaaattcGAGCTTTGGAATTGTTGATGATCGAGCATCAACAACTGAAAGCTCAATTAGAACAAATGGCTATTAAAGCTAAAAACGCGGAGGCTGAAAATAAGATGTTAGTTGATCGTTGGATGCTTCAAAAAATGCAGGATGCTGAACGGCTTAACGAG gcAAATGCGCTTTACGAAGATATGATTGAGCGGCTAAAGGCCAGTGGTTTAGAAAAACTTGCCCGAGAACAAGTGGATGGTATTGTCCGTAGAAGCGAAGAAGGTGCTGAGTTCTTTGCGGAATCAACCGTTCCTTCTGTTTGCTCACACAGGATCAATGCACATGAAGGTGGTTGTGCTTCCATACTGTTCGAGTACAATTCCAGCAAATTGATCAGTGGGGGACAGGATCGATCGGTCAAAATGTGGGATACCAGTACCGGATCTTTAACCCATAACCTTTCCGGTTGCCTTGGTTCTGTCCTTGATCTTGCAATTACTCATGACAATAGATTCGTAATAGCAGCAAGTAGTTCAAACAACTTGTTTGTATGGGATGTCAGCTCGGGACGAATCCGACATACTCTCACAGGTCACACTGATAAAGTCTGTGCAGTAGATGTAAGCAAAGTTTCGAGTCGTCATGTCGTGAGTGCTGCTTATGATCGAACGATAAAAGTGTGGGATCTGCAGAAAGGTTACTGCACCAACACGATAATTTTCCACAGCAACTGCAATGCACTTTGCTTCAGCACAGATGGACTGACTATATGCTCCGGTCACGTCGACGGGAATCTCCGTTTATGGGACAGTCGGACCGGAAAATTACTTAGCGAAGTCGCGGCACATTCACTTCCCATCACATCCATCTCTCTGTCCCGAAACGGAAATGTCGTATTAACGAGTGGTAGGGATAATGTGCATAATTTATTCGACGGACGATCTTTGGAAGCTTGTGGTACATTCAGAGCAACCGGAAATAGGGTAGCATCTAATTGGAGTCGCTCGTGTATTAGTCCGGATGACAATTATATTGCTGCTGGGTCTGCTGATGGATCCATATGCATTTGGTCGATATCGAAAGCCGACATAGTAAgcactttgaaggaacatactGCACCTGTTCTGTCTTGTACATGGAGTGGACTTGGAAAACCATTAGCCTCTGCAGATAAGAATGGGATTGTCTGTACTTGGACATGA
- the LOC105800812 gene encoding autophagy-related protein 16 isoform X2, with protein MLLLILLFPGLSSPRDECSQLKTDLEEKIRALELLMIEHQQLKAQLEQMAIKAKNAEAENKMLVDRWMLQKMQDAERLNEANALYEDMIERLKASGLEKLAREQVDGIVRRSEEGAEFFAESTVPSVCSHRINAHEGGCASILFEYNSSKLISGGQDRSVKMWDTSTGSLTHNLSGCLGSVLDLAITHDNRFVIAASSSNNLFVWDVSSGRIRHTLTGHTDKVCAVDVSKVSSRHVVSAAYDRTIKVWDLQKGYCTNTIIFHSNCNALCFSTDGLTICSGHVDGNLRLWDSRTGKLLSEVAAHSLPITSISLSRNGNVVLTSGRDNVHNLFDGRSLEACGTFRATGNRVASNWSRSCISPDDNYIAAGSADGSICIWSISKADIVSTLKEHTAPVLSCTWSGLGKPLASADKNGIVCTWT; from the exons ATGCTCCTGCTTATATTGCTCTTTCCAGGCCTATCATCTCCCAG GGATGAGTGCTCTCAGCTAAAGACagatttagaagaaaaaattcGAGCTTTGGAATTGTTGATGATCGAGCATCAACAACTGAAAGCTCAATTAGAACAAATGGCTATTAAAGCTAAAAACGCGGAGGCTGAAAATAAGATGTTAGTTGATCGTTGGATGCTTCAAAAAATGCAGGATGCTGAACGGCTTAACGAG gcAAATGCGCTTTACGAAGATATGATTGAGCGGCTAAAGGCCAGTGGTTTAGAAAAACTTGCCCGAGAACAAGTGGATGGTATTGTCCGTAGAAGCGAAGAAGGTGCTGAGTTCTTTGCGGAATCAACCGTTCCTTCTGTTTGCTCACACAGGATCAATGCACATGAAGGTGGTTGTGCTTCCATACTGTTCGAGTACAATTCCAGCAAATTGATCAGTGGGGGACAGGATCGATCGGTCAAAATGTGGGATACCAGTACCGGATCTTTAACCCATAACCTTTCCGGTTGCCTTGGTTCTGTCCTTGATCTTGCAATTACTCATGACAATAGATTCGTAATAGCAGCAAGTAGTTCAAACAACTTGTTTGTATGGGATGTCAGCTCGGGACGAATCCGACATACTCTCACAGGTCACACTGATAAAGTCTGTGCAGTAGATGTAAGCAAAGTTTCGAGTCGTCATGTCGTGAGTGCTGCTTATGATCGAACGATAAAAGTGTGGGATCTGCAGAAAGGTTACTGCACCAACACGATAATTTTCCACAGCAACTGCAATGCACTTTGCTTCAGCACAGATGGACTGACTATATGCTCCGGTCACGTCGACGGGAATCTCCGTTTATGGGACAGTCGGACCGGAAAATTACTTAGCGAAGTCGCGGCACATTCACTTCCCATCACATCCATCTCTCTGTCCCGAAACGGAAATGTCGTATTAACGAGTGGTAGGGATAATGTGCATAATTTATTCGACGGACGATCTTTGGAAGCTTGTGGTACATTCAGAGCAACCGGAAATAGGGTAGCATCTAATTGGAGTCGCTCGTGTATTAGTCCGGATGACAATTATATTGCTGCTGGGTCTGCTGATGGATCCATATGCATTTGGTCGATATCGAAAGCCGACATAGTAAgcactttgaaggaacatactGCACCTGTTCTGTCTTGTACATGGAGTGGACTTGGAAAACCATTAGCCTCTGCAGATAAGAATGGGATTGTCTGTACTTGGACATGA
- the LOC105800813 gene encoding CBBY-like protein → MASTAFSLSLPTFPSSSSTVKAKPSIFSHHHLFIAKNVPSSSLFSSSTRITKQIRTAFKIKCSSASFSNTLPSALLFDCDGVLVDTEKDGHRVSFNDTFNEKELGVTWDVDLYGELLKIGGGKERMTAYFNKTGWPDKAPKSEEERKAFIASLHKRKTELFMALIENRLLPLRPGVAKLIDQALGEGVKVAVCSTSNEKAVSAVVSCLLGPERAEKIQIFAGDVVPRKKPDPAIYTLAANTLGVEPSSCVVVEDSAIGLAAAKAAGMTCIVTKSGYTADEDFLNADAVFDCIGDPPEERFDLAFCGSLLEKQYVS, encoded by the exons ATGGCTTCCACCgccttttctctttctttaccAACAtttccttcatcttcttcaactgTTAAAGCTAAACCTTCTATATTCAGTCACCACCATTTATTCATTGCAAAGAACGTACCATCTTCTTCACTCTTTAGTTCTTCAACGAGGATAACGAAGCAAATTCGTACTGCCTTCAAGATCAAATGCTCATCGGCTTCTTTTTCGAATACTCTTCCATCTGCTCTTCTTTTTGACTGCGATGGTGTTCTCGTTGATACTGAGAAGGATGGTCACCGGGTTTCGTTTAATGACACTTTCAATGAA AAAGAATTGGGTGTTACTTGGGATGTGGATTTGTATGGAGAGTTGCTCAAAATTGGTGGTGGGAAAGAAAG GATGACAGCTTACTTTAACAAGACAGGTTGGCCAGATAAAGCTCCAAagagtgaagaagaaagaaaggcaTTCATTGCTTCACTTCATAAACGAAAAACCGAGTTGTTCATGGCTCTTATCGAAAATAGATTGTTACCTCTTCGTCCCGGTGTAGCCAA GTTGATTGATCAAGCTTTgggggaaggagtaaaagttgcAGTGTGCAGTACATCCAATGAGAAGGCG GTCTCTGCAGTAGTTTCTTGTTTACTGGGACCAGAACGTGCAGAAAAAATCCAGATATTTGCTGGAGATGTGGTTCCTCGTAAAAAACCGGATCCA GCCATCTATACATTAGCAGCAAACACTCTCGGTGTTGAACCTTCAAG CTGTGTTGTTGTAGAAGACAGTGCCATAGGACTTGCTGCTGCCAAAGCTGCCGGAATGACTTGCATAGTGACAAAGAGCGG TTATACAGCCGATGAAGACTTCTTGAATGCCGATGCAGTGTTCGATTGCATTGGAGATCCACCAGAGGAACGGTTCGATTTGGCATTCTGTGGAAGCCTTCTTGAGAAACAGTATgttagttaa
- the LOC105800814 gene encoding lysine-specific demethylase REF6: MAASSLSPEPSQEVFPWLKSLPFAPEYRPTLVEFQDPIAYIFKIEKEASQYGICKIIPPVPPASKKAAIGNLNRSLLERAVANASSDSKPAPTFTTRQQQIGFCPRKQRPVLKSVWQSGEYYTFQEFEAKAKIFERNYLKKYSKKASLSALEIETLFWKATVDQPFDIEYANDMPGSAFAALGSKKSSGGGRETGEGVTVAETPWNMRAVSRAKGSLLRFMKEEIPGVTSPMVYIAMLFSWFAWHVEDHDLHSLNYLHMGAGKTWYGVPRDAAVAFEEVVRVDGYAGEFNPLVTFSTLGEKTTVMSPEVFVHAGIPCCRLVQNAGEFVVTFPRAYHSGFSHGFNLGEAANIATPEWLRVARDASIRRASINYPPMVSHFQLLYDLALDLCSRVPTNIGAKPKSSRLKDKKKCEGETLVKELFVQDLIQNNDLLHILGKGSSVVLLPKSSTDISLSSESRIASRLRINPKMSLGLCRYKEAMKPSQVLAFDEIMQCKNEEIKGIKGFYSVKGKTVSTYEVDRDSSFTGADYLCKVPSQTLNANIERESSVQGDTLSDQRLFTCVTCGILCFACIAVLQPTEQAARYLMSADCSFFNDWTFGSGVTRDRFTTTHGDGITSEQNPSTRGMNKTAPNALYDVPVQSVECKFQTKNQSKEVPEDTKERRNTSALGLLASTYGNSSDSEDDNVEPKATASGDETNSTNTIPGRKLQHNDFKEEAPVHVIDCDPEPGSKRSPPTINQELVSNGLGDKCSDPAIESYGAEKMRFSKAFARMENADSPFAPNSDEDSSRMHVFCLEHAIEVEQQLRQIGGVHIFLLCHPEYPRIEAEAKLVAEELGIDYLWNNILFGDATKDDEVRIRSALDSEDAIPGNGDWAVKLGINLFYSSNLSHSTLYSKQMPFNFVIYSAFGRNSPASSPTKLNSYGRRSRKQKKVVAGKWCGKVWMSNQVHPFLTQRDPKEQEQEKSFHAWATSDENLESKPENIRKAETSKVAKRFTRKSKTRAGATPSKKAKCIEPESVVSDDSLDGNSLRQQQRFFRGKKPKLIEKEKEISYDSLEDDSLLHHRDLSRRKGAKFIEREASESEDVEEDSDDQQFLKNLGGKQGKYIVENDVVSGDSLDKISAKQYRRIPRSSRDKFMKREGSVSADEQEEISYQFHKRIPRGRQIKLFERRLAVSDDLRADNSLKQYRRKPKGKRAKFFEREEAMSDDASDNDGSQTQHRRIPSGKQMKCTEREDEFSDDSLEGNPQQQHGRIAQRKVSKFSDQEDIVSFDSLKGNSHRQHRRIPRSQLTQFIEREDAGSSDSPDDSSLQQLRRILRSKHAKILEKEDAVSDDSDDTSPQQLRKTPRSRQGKSIESEDVVSYDSSDENYGQPNSSLRSRKKKAPTPRQTKQEAPKNVKQGKRRTTKQVISQQSKQDTPRNRNTKIEQSARQDNSYDEDEIEGGPSTRLRKRARKPSKELETKPKVKKQALKNKAKSASNAKVRDEEAEYQCDMEGCTMSFGLKQELVLHKKNICPVKGCGKKFFSHKYLVQHRRVHMDDRPLKCPWKGCKMTFKWAWARTEHIRVHTGARPYVCAEEGCGQTFRFVSDFSRHKRKTGHSVKKGKIKHESRKL, translated from the exons ATGGCTGCTTCAAGCCTTTCACCAGAGCCAAGCCAGGAAGTGTTTCCATGGCTGAAGTCTTTGCCTTTTGCTCCAGAGTATAGGCCTACTTTGGTAGAGTTTCAAGATCCAATTGCTTATATTTTCAAGATCGAAAAGGAGGCTTCCCAGTATGGAATCTGTAAGATCATACCTCCGGTGCCACCTGCTTCTAAAAAAGCTGCAATTGGGAACCTCAATCGGTCCCTTTTGGAACGTGCTGTTGCTAATGCTAGCTCCGATTCGAAACCCGCGCCTACATTCACTACCCGCCAACAACAGATCGGGTTTTGCCCTCGGAAGCAACGGCCCGTTCTGAAATCGGTGTGGCAGAGTGGGGAATACTATACTTTCCAAGAATTCGAAGCGAAAGCGAAGATTTTCGAGAGGAATTACTTGAAGAAATACAGCAAAAAAGCTTCCCTTTCAGCTTTGGAAATCGAAACCCTTTTTTGGAAAGCGACGGTTGACCAACCTTTTGACATTGAGTATGCTAACGACATGCCTGGTTCAGCTTTTGCTGCTTTGGGCTCAAAGAAGAGTAGCGGTGGAGGGCGGGAAACAGGGGAAGGAGTTACGGTGGCGGAAACGCCGTGGAATATGAGAGCGGTTTCGAGGGCGAAAGGGTCGTTGTTAAGGTTCATGAAAGAGGAGATTCCGGGTGTTACTTCCCCTATGGTGTACATTGCAATGTTGTTCAGTTGGTTCGCTTGGCACGTAGAGGATCATGATTTGCATAGCTTGAATTATTTGCATATGGGTGCTGGGAAAACATGGTACGGTGTTCCCCGGGATGCTGCCGTAGCTTTCGAAGAGGTCGTACGGGTTGATGGCTATGCTGGAGAGTTCAATCCTCTTG TTACATTTTCTACACTTGGTGAAAAGACCACAGTGATGTCTCCAGAAGTATTTGTTCATGCTGGAATTCCGTGCTGCAG GTTAGTGCAAAATGCTGGGGAATTTGTTGTCACTTTCCCTAGAGCCTATCATTCGGGGTTCAGTCACG GATTTAACCTTGGAGAAGCAGCTAATATTGCAACTCCAGAATGGTTGAGAGTAGCCCGAGATGCTTCTATTCGAAGAGCTTCAATTAATTACCCTCCAATGGTCTCCCATTTCCAGTTACTTTATGATCTTGCACTCGATTTATGTTCAAG GGTACCTACGAACATTGGTGCTAAACCAAAGAGTTCTCGCCTCAAGGATAAGAAAAAATGTGAAGGGGAAACCTTAGTTAAAGAATTATTTGTGCAGGATCTCATACAGAACAATGACCTACTTCATATTCTTGGAAAAGGATCTTCAGTGGTACTACTCCCCAAAAGTTCTACCGatatttctctttcttctgAATCACGTATAGCATCCCGATTAAGAATAAACCCGAAGATGTCACTCGGTTTATGCCGCTACAAGGAAGCAATGAAACCGTCCCAAGTCTTAGCTTTTGATGAGATAATGCAATGCAAGAATGAAGAAATCAAGGGAATAAAAGGTTTCTATTCGGTGAAAGGAAAAACTGTTTCTACATATGAAGTTGATCGAGATTCTTCTTTTACGGGAGCTGATTATTTGTGtaaggtgccatcacagaccttaaACGCGAACATTGAAAGAGAAAGTTCTGTTCAAGGTGATACATTGTCGGATCAGAGACTGTTTACATGCGTCACGTGCGGAATATTATGCTTTGCTTGTATTGCTGTTCTTCAACCGACCGAACAAGCAGCTAGATACCTCATGTCAGCAGATTGTAGCTTTTTTAATGATTGGACCTTTGGTTCTGGAGTAACACGTGACAGGTTCACCACTACTCATGGGGATGGAATCACTTCGGAGCAAAATCCTTCTACAA GGGGGATGAATAAAACTGCCCCAAATGCTTTATACGATGTACCTGTTCAGTCTGTTGAGTGCAAGTTTCAGACGAAAAATCAAAGTAAAGAAGTTCCGGAAGATACTAAAGAAAGGAGAAATACTTCTGCTCTTGGTCTATTAGCTTCAACATACGGAAATTCATCTGATTCCGAAGATGATAATGTTGAACCAAAAGCTACTGCCTCTGGTGATGAGACGAATTCAACAAACACTATACCAGGAAGGAAACTTCAGCATAATGATTTCAAGGAGGAAGCTCCGGTCCATGTTATCGATTGCGATCCTGAACCTGGATCTAAAAGAAGCCCTCCAACAATCAACCAAGAGTTGGTATCAAATGGTTTGGGGGATAAATGTAGTGATCCAGCCATAGAATCTTACGGTGCAGAGAAAATGAGGTTTAGTAAGGCCTTTGCACGAATGGAAAATGCAGATAgtccgtttgctccaaactccGATGAAGATTCTTCTCGGATGCATGTCTTCTGTCTCGAGCATGCTATAGAAGTAGAACAACAACTTCGTCAAATAGGAGGAGTTCATATATTTCTCCTTTGTCATCCAG AATATCCCAGGATCGAAGCGGAAGCTAAGTTGGTGGCTGAAGAGTTGGGAATCGATTATCTTTGGAACAACATCTTATTTGGGGATGCTACTAAGGATGATGAGGTGAGGATCCGGTCAGCTCTTGATAGTGAGGATGCCATACCTGGAAACGGAGACTGGGCAGTAAAGCTGGGAATCAACTTATTTTATAGTTCCAATCTCAGCCATTCTACGTTGTACAGTAAACAGATGCCATTTAATTTCGTTATATACAGTGCATTTGGCCGAAATTCTCCTGCTAGCTCACCGACAAAGTTGAATTCTTACGGGCGGAGGTCTCGGAAGCAGAAAAAAGTAGTGGCGGGAAAATGGTGTGGTAAAGTTTGGATGTCGAATCAGGTTCATCCATTTTTGACACAAAGGGATCCCAAGGAGCAAGAACAAGAAAAAAGCTTCCATGCTTGGGCAACTTCAGATGAAAATCTTGAGAGTAAACCAGAAAATATTCGGAAAGCAGAAACATCCAAGGTGGCTAAAAGGTTTACTAGAAAGAGCAAAACAAGGGCCGGGGCTACACCGAGCAAGAAAGCTAAATGCATCGAGCCAGAGAGTGTAGTTTCGGATGATTCATTGGATGGTAATTCTCTTAGGCAGCAACAGAGATTTTTTAGGGGCAAAAAACCTAAactaatcgagaaagagaaggAAATTTCGTATGATTCATTAGAGGATGATTCTCTTCTGCATCATAGAGATCTCTCTCGAAGAAAAGGGGCCAAATTTATCGAAAGGGAAGCTTCTGAATCCGAGGATGTAGAGGAGGATTCTGATGATCAACAGTTTCTGAAAAATCTCGGAGGCAAACAAGGGAAATATATTGTAGAAAATGATGTGGTTTCTGGTGATTCACTTGACAAAATTTCCGCCAAGCAATATCGGAGGATTCCTAGAAGCTCCCGGGACAAATTCATGAAGAGAGAAGGTTCTGTATCAGCTGATGAACAAGAGGAAATTTCCTATCAGTTTCATAAGCGGATTCCTAGAGGCAGACAGATCAAGTTGTTTGAAAGGAGGCTTGCTGTCTCAGATGACTTGCGAGCAGACAATTCCCTTAAGCAGTACCGAAGAAAGCCTAAAGGCAAGCGAGCAAAGTTTTTCGAGAGAGAAGAAGCAATGTCGGATGATGCATCAGATAATGATGGTTCTCAAACTCAGCATAGGAGGATTCCTAGTGGCAAGCAAATGAAGTGCACGGAAAGAGAGGATGAATTTTCTGATGATTCACTCGAGGGTAATCCTCAACAGCAACATGGGAGGATTGCTCAAAGAAAAGTATCCAAATTTTCTGATCAAGAAGACATAGTTTCTTTCGATTCATTGAAGGGTAATTCTCATCGACAGCATAGGAGGATTCCTAGAAGTCAACTAACCCAGTTTATCGAGAGGGAAGATGCAGGTTCATCGGATTCTCCAGATGATAGTTCTCTTCAGCAACTTAGGAGGATTTTGAGAAGTAAGCATGCTAAAATTCTTGAGAAGGAAGATGCAGTTTCCGATGATTCAGATGATACTTCTCCACAGCAGCTTAGGAAGACTCCAAGAAGCCGGCAAGGGAAATCTATTGAAAGTGAGGATGTAGTTTCATATGATTCATCGGACGAGAACTATGGTCAACCGAATAGTAGTCTTAGAAGCAGAAAAAAGAAAGCCCCAACACCACGACAAACAAAACAAGAAGCCCCTAAGAATGTGAAACAAGGGAAACGTCGGACAACAAAACAAGTAATCTCTCAGCAAAGCAAACAAGACACTCCTCGGAATCGGAATACCAAAATTGAGCAAAGTGCTAGACAGGACAATTCATATGATGAAGATGAGATAGAAGGTGGACCCAGCACACGCCTTAGGAAAAGAGCTCGAAAGCCTTCAAAAGAGCTGGAAACAAAACCTAAAGTGAAGAAGCAAGCTCTGAAGAACAAAGCAAAGAGTGCTTCAAATGCGAAAGTAAGAGACGAGGAAGCAGAATATCAATGTGACATGGAAGGTTGCACCATGAGTTTTGGCTTGAAACAAGAGCTGGTTCTCCACAAAAAGAACATTTGTCCAGTAAAAGGGTGCGGAAAGAAGTTCTTCTCACACAAATATCTAGTTCAGCATCGACGAGTTCATATGGATGACCGACCTCTTAAATGTCCATGGAAGGGCTGCAAGATGACGTTCAAATGGGCATGGGCTCGAACCGAACACATTAGGGTTCACACAGGTGCTCGTCCTTACGTGTGTGCTGAGGAAGGCTGTGGTCAAACATTTCGTTTTGTGTCGGATTTCAGTCGTCACAAAAGGAAGACTGGTCATTCAGTGAAGAAAGGTAAGATAAAACATGAATCACGAAAACTGTAA